In Poecile atricapillus isolate bPoeAtr1 chromosome 1, bPoeAtr1.hap1, whole genome shotgun sequence, the sequence CCTCAAGCGCACCTATAGGTAGGACACTCCCCGGCCCCGCGGAGCCGGCGAGCGCGGGGTGATGCTGGAGCTGCTTCTCTCCCCTCCCGGCGGCGGCAGGGAGCGCGCGGAGCCGCTGGGCAGCCCCTCGGCGGAGCTGGGCCCGGCGCAGCCGGAGGACGCGGGGCCGCAGCCGTGCCTGCACATCTCCATCTCGGGCTCGTCGCTGGAGCTCTCGGAGCCCGTGGACGGCGGCAACAGGGAGCTGGTGCCCTTCGACAGCGATGACACGGATGACGAGTCCTCACCCAGCCCCTCTGGGACGCTGCAGAGCCAAGCCAGCCACTCCACCATCTCTTCCAGCTTCGGCAGTGAGTCCTCCCTGGCCCCTGCCTAGGGAGAAATACACCTTTTTGCCCCAAAATTACAGGCAGCTCCATTGTTTTGGCCTCTCTGCCTTGTATTCCTCAGGGGAATCTGCAGGTGGAGGCTTTTGAGCCTGGGAAAAGAGATGTTGAGAGGCATCAGCTCAACAGTGTGGTGCTGAGATGGGGGGGGCCTTCGGGTGAAACCTCGTGGGTTTTGGGGCTCAGCATCCCTGTTCCAGCCCCTGGCCTTGACATCACCCATGGCCTCTTCCCCATGATTTTGGAGGGTGTTGCATGGTCATGGTCTGaccccttccttcctcctcctccacagaTGAAGAGATCCCGAGCTGCAAGGAGGCGACAGTGGAGACGACGAGCTcggaggaagagcaggagcctGGTTTCATGCCCATCACTGGCACCTACGGGCAGAACCGGCACAGCGAGAGCCCCACGGACGGGCGGGCCCTGCGCCGCTCCAGCCGCGGCTCCTTCACCCGCGGCAGCCTCGAGGACCTCCTCAGCCTTGACCCCGAAGCCCATCAGAGCTCCATGTGGCTGGGCACCGAGGATGGCTGGTACGTCCCCGGAGTGGGAATTCCTACACGGGAAGGACGCCAGTTCTGGGGGAGCCTCAAGCTTtgctctcctcctgcagcatccACGTGTACCAGTCCTCGGACAACATCCGGAACAGGAAGAACAGCATGAAGATGCAACACGCTGCTGCCGTCATGTGCATCCTGTAAGTGGGGAAGGGGGATTTTCAGCTCTGGGGGGGGTGGAGTGGGGTTCTGCAGCTGGATGTCAGAGGTGATTTGTCCCTGCAGGTACCTGGATAACCAGGTTTTTGTGTCGTTGGCCAACGGGGAGCTCGTTGTGTACCAGCGGGAAGCAGGTGAGGTCTTATCTGGGACATCCCCCTGGGgtgggatgctcagggtggcTTCCCTCCTTCCATGGGAAGGgacatccctgcagggatgctgGAGACACCAAACTCAGCGGCAGGTGGAGGTGGGCATCCTTCTGCTGGTCCCTGCCTGACGCTGGAACCCCATGGTGGCATCAGTTTGTCCCCTCTGAGGGGTGACCTGGAGAAAGCTGTCGTCAGCCACCCATTGTCTGTATCAAGACGGACTCTTTTTTTGGGAATGCTTTAACTACCCACCCCACTCTCCCCACCTTCTCAGGCCGcttctgggacccccaaaactccaagtccctgtccctgggctcaCCAGGGAGCCCCATCACCAAGATGGTGGCGGTGGCAGGGAAGCTGTGGTGCGGCTGCCAAAACCGAGTCATCGTCCTCAACACCGCCACGCTGGCGCAGGAGGTAGCGTGGGCGGCGGTGGGAGGGCGCGGCAGGCGGCGAGGCGCCGGTGGCATCACCGCGACACCgccctggctctgtcccccGCAGCACACACTCCAGGTGGGGCAGGATGGCGGGCGCAGCGTCACCTGCATGGTGAGTGCGGGCAGCGGCGTGTGGGTCGCGCTGCAGGGCAGCGCCCAGGTCCGGCTGTACCACGCCACCACCTATGAGCAGCTGGCGGAGGCGGACATCACCCCGCCCGTGCACAAGATGCTCGCCGGTGAGTGCCACCCGTGACACGGCTCCAGTGGGTGCCAGTGCCCCATGGAAATTCCCTGAGGCATCCCGTGATGGGAGATTTCGGAGCCTGAGTTTGGGGAAGGAAATAAGGAGTGCCTGCGCTCGTGTTCAGCAGCTGTGTAATCCCGCATGGAAACAGGGCAGCCCCTGGGGAAATGGATAATCCCGTGTTGGAGCAGGGCAGTAATCCCTTAATCACAGAAACATGGAATCTcagaatggttttggttggaagagaccttaaagatcacctaattccagcctcctgctgtgggcagggacatcttccactatcccaggtggctccaagccctgtccagcctggccttggacacttccagggatccagggacagccacagcttctctgggcaccctgtgccagggcctgcccaccctcccagggaacaattccttcccaatatcccatctatccctgccctctgggaagccatttccccttgtcctatcagTCCAATCTAGCGCCACCAGCCAGGGGGGTTGTCAGGTCCCTTCCCCACGTCCCATGTGCCGCAGGTACCCGCGGGAATGGGTCCCTGTGGGTGTGGGGCAGGATAAGGCACTGACGGGTGGGATGCTCGGCAGGCTCGGATGCCATTATCCGGCAGCACAAGGCCGCCTGCCTGCGGATCACGGCCCTCCTGGTATGCAAGGACCTGCTGTGGATCGGGACCAGCGCCGGCGTGGTGCTGACCCTGTCGGTGTCGGCCAAGGCAGCCCCCACGCTGGTGGGGCTGTCTCAGGGTCACACCGGCCATGTGCGCTTCCTCACGGCCATCGAGCTGCCTGACGGCTTGGATGTGCTCTTCCCGCTGCCCAGGGACACGGGTAGGTGGGATGAGTGGCACGTCCCAGTCACGGCACCTTCCAGGAGCTCgtggggctgggaatgctgggatcaGGAGTAGCCTTGAAACAGTGGGAGTCCCCGTTCCCTTCTTCCCTTGTTAAAATCCAGGGTGAAAAACTGGCAGTGGAGGGTGGGGGAAAGTTGGTGCTAACCTTCCCTCTTCCCAGCATGAGCAACCCCGGAATTCCCAGGGACACCCAAACTCCCACAGTgccacccagcccagctctgaggCGGTAGCAGCTCTGAAGGGGGGAGCTCACAAGGGTTATGGGGGCCAGTTTGGGGTGGGAGGAGTATTTTGGGGCCAGGATGGggtgcctgggaaagtggccgAGGGTTGATGGTGGGGTGCTGCAGGTGAGGTGCTGCACGGGAGGTGCTGCAGGGGGGTGCTGCAGGGGAGGTGCTGCAGGGGAGGTGCTGCAggtgggtgctgcaggggaGGTGCTGCAGGGGGGTGCTGCAGGGGAGGTGCTGCAGGGGAGGTGCTGCAGGGGGGTGCTGCAGGGGAGGTGATGCAGGGGGATGCTGTCGGGGAGCAGCAGAGTTGCAGGTACACAGGTGACCGCATCTGGGGTTCTGCGCTCGGCAGGGGCCGAGAAGCCGAGCGAGGCCGAGAAAAGGGACCCGTCCCGGCCGCGTGCCCCCGGCCTGGCGCTGTCCAAGCCCAAGATGTTGGTGATCAGCGGCGGGGACGGCTACGAGGATTTCCGGCTGACCAGCAGCAGCGAGACCGTGGGCCGGGACGACAGCACCAACCACCTCCTCCTCTGGAGAGCGTGACCAGCCGCGGCCCCCCCGGGCCGCCCCGGCCAGGAAAGGGGGTGCTGGCCCCCCTGTGTGCagagggggggtcccggccccCTCCCCACCGCCCCCCGCCCCAGCACCTCTCATCTCCAACCCGGCTGCTCTCTGTGTGCTCGGGGTTGGGGGGGATGAGCCCCGGTCCCCCCGCCGTCCCCCCGGCCGCCGCACTGGACTCGGGGGGGGACACACAGCGCTTCGGGGGCCTCCAGAAGaaggggagggggcgggggtTTGCTTGGGAAGgcgcggaggaggaggaggaggaagaggaggaggaggaggacgttACCGAGCATCCCTGGGGACCGGCCGGGGGATGCCCGACAGCCAGGAACCTGCCTTGCTCTCCGGTTTTGTGTGTGCCTGCTTCACGGGGCGGGGGGGGCCCGGCCCTGTCaccccccccggcccccgggacccccggccaCGCCGCGGGACCACCCCAGGGACAATCCGCCCGCGGTGTCCCCCCGGCCCGGGCCTCCCGCTAACCCGCTCGCTCCATCGCCAGCACCCAGACAGCTCTGTTCGTTTGTTcgtttgttttaaatatatatatatatattatatatatataaacatccTTATTTATTTGAGGGTTTGCGGGGGTCAGGGGTATCACCACCGCACTGCCAGTCCCTGCACTCGGGAGCTGAGGGGGTTAAAACTTCCCGGTTCATCGCCCGAGGGAGAGCCTGACCCCACTGGTGGAAGCGGGGGGAAGCTgatggaggggaggagggaaggaaatttgggtcctccccctccttctctgTGATTCCCAGTGGGATTTCGCAGCCTGGGAAGTGGGATGAAGGCACCGCTGCCGTTTGAAGCATCTCTGGAGGAGAACAATCATCTTCGCATTCCCTGCCAGACACCAGTCACCCTTTAAAGTGGGGTGACAGTGTGGGGGACCCTAAAAATGAGACTGTGCTGGACCAACCCTCCCCCATTTGCCCTTTTTTCGCCATTTTCCTGCTTTCACCCCAGGATCCAGGCGAGATCAGTGCTCCCAGATTGGGACACCCTGTTTGTCCCCATGGGAGACGTGACAACCGTGGTGGCAGGGATGAAtcagggtgtccccaatcccaCACAGCTGGGTGAGTGACAGGAATGCTGCCATCCCACATGGAGCCATCCGTCTGTCCGTCAGCGGGGTGAGTGGGTGTGTGCTATAATTGGGATGATGAGGATAttttgggaaaggggaggggggggaattTCGGTCACTTGGGGGCTCTTTGTTATTAAAGGTCACCCGTGCCAGAATGATCCCAGCGTGGTCTCATCCTTCACCTCGGGATGGGgtggcagggacagggtgaGGACGGGCACGGCTCCCACCCCCACTGGTGTCGCTGGGAATGTCACCCGCTGGTGCCACTGGTGGTGAAGACTCCGGTGGGAGGAAGAAGCCGTTTCCACCGCCGGGGTGCAGTTGTTCTGTCCTGGATAACCCCGCGGGGGATGTCAGGATGTGCTCCCCTCGTGCCGCAGAGCTCTGGGACGCGGCACTCCCTGGCTGGACAAACAGCCGGAGTCGGAGTTTTCCCAGGTCGCCCTGGGGAAAACCGAAGGGAACAGAAGGAACACCAGGCCTGACGGCAACCGGCTGTCcccacagagctgtcccctgggGAGGAGGACAAGGACAAGGCAGGGTACGCTGTCGGACGGGTAAGGAAAGGGGGCGCAGCACTCGTGCGTGTCCCCTGCGAGCCCacatggggaagaaaaaaaccctacttttgttttcattaaattcCTGCTGGGCAGGTAAAACCCACCCTGATCTGGTTGTTCccgttttccccccaaaccccccccgggGGTGGGATGAAACCCATCCCGAATCCCGCCCGCAATTCCCAACGTGGCCGGGAGGTGGCGCTGCCGCGGGGGGTCCGGGGGCGTGACCAGACCCTGCGGGGCGTGGTCTCCTTGCGTGACGTCACAGAACTGGGCGGGGCTTGCGGAGCCGCGCGCCCGCGGGTTCATTCATAAGGAGGAGGCGCGAgcggcggggcggccccggggggGACAGGTAAGGGACACCCCCGGCACAGGGACCCCCCCCTCCGCCCGGGGGGCTCGGGTTATCCCCCCTCAAAGGGTTTTCCCCCGCGGAGCCGTCGGGCTTGGGGATTCTGCGGCTTTGGGTTGTGCGAGGAGGGGGGGTCAggtgttttttttgggatgCTCGACCCCCCGCTTTGCGCTAAAAGGGGTGGGCGGTGTTTCTGTCCCGGCCTTATCTCTAAAGCAGGGAACTGGGGGAGCTCCGCCTGGAGTGGGGTGCGCAGGGGAGAGCCCCGTGGGTCCGGGAGGCTGCGGCTGCTGCAGCGCCAAAGTAGGTTAAAATAAAGggtggagaggagaaaaagtaGGTTAAGGAAtactcagcagcagctgcctgggaaaagagGTAGAAGCCGTGtcgggtttttttccccctttttttctattttttttttttttggctggatCTGGAAAATCCCAGGGCTGCGAGCCAAAGGGCCGGAGATGCTGCGGGATGCTGCGGCGTACCCCGGGACGTGCCGCTGCCATCCCAGCGCTTCCCCCGGGACCAATTGACTTTAACGCTGGGATTTGGTGGCGGCTCGGTTGTTCCCACAGCTCCGGTGGGGCCCGGGGGTGCGGTAATGCCGAGTTTCGCTCCATCTGCCGGACAATCCCCTCCTTGTCCGCGGCTGTCTCCAGCAGCTGTTCCCCAAAGTTTTCCCGAACagttgctcttttttcccctctgtttgtCTGCAGGAGCCGTCGGCTGAAACCCTGTTCCCccacagggaggggaagcccTCGCTGGAATCCCGGCGGGCAGTTTTAGGTTACAGATCGTATTAAGGGGGGCTGGGAAAAAAGGGCTCATGTGATCccgagggatttggggaggtttccaAAACCAAGTCGCCTCTTCTGGTGTGTCGGCATTGGTGCACCGGGCTGCTGGAGCTTGGAGTGGCCCCAAAAGCAGCCAGCTCTGGCACTGGTGGGGTTATTTTTTGGTTTCCTCTGGTTCTTGGAGGGGTAAATTCTGTCGGTTTGAGGAGTGTGtaagggcagctgggcttcccagcatcaccagctgagGAGTTGTGCCTGCATACCCCATCCCCACTTGGGATGGCCCCAAGCTGCCCCCAGAAGTGGGTGCTGAGTCCTGGGCAAAGCTCCAGTGCCAACCAGGAGCTGGCACCCTCTGACTCCTGCactcctgcatccctgtggcAGCGTTTTGTTCATCTGAGGGATGTCCTTAATCCTTGGATGAAGCTTGGCCTCAAATCAGCTTTAGCCCTGCTCCTGGCGGTGTTCAGATCCAGTTATCAGGATCTGGAATGCTCTGGTGAGCCGGGATGCTCCTGGTCCCTCAGCCACAACGGGACCTTCCTGTCACCTTAGTGTGTCCCTGGAGTGCTTGAATTCCACAGCCCCAGAGAATTAAAATGCTTCACGTTAGGTTTAAACTCCAGTTTCATTGACCTATAGGGTGGAGAGCTTGCATGGGTACCGCCATCCCTTGGGGCTCTTGAGGggcacatcccaaatcccagggggggttcaggagctgggctggccgGCTCCATGCTGGCACCCTGGAGTGCTCCTGTACTGGGAGCTACTGGAGGATGCTCGTTTTGGGTTCTGCCGTCGTGTCCCTACCCACCTcaacacccccaggacccccctcaCGTGTAATTAGCTGCATCTCGGGGTGGTGCTGGCCACTAATTAGGAGAAACTCGTCAGGCACAGGCTGTAATGAAGCTCTGCTGAGGCTTTCACAGGACCGTGACGACCGGGGGGGGAATTTCCATGCGGGCGGCAGGATTTCCATGCAGGCGGCAGGATTTCCATGTGGAGGCTGGATCCGGGTTTGGgttactatttattttttccttccttcccctatGCTGTCAgcacagattttaattttaacaacCAATTGCTGAGCCCAAAGAGGGGGGATGAGACTCTGGGAAACACCTCGTTTTgttcaatttttcatttaaatatttttaattttttttttttttttggtgacttCATTTCCTTGTGACAGATGCAAAAGGATTTCCTCCGGAGCAGGAAAAACCTTTCTTTAACTTTGTTTAGCATCATCTGCTCCTTGCATGAATGGTGTGACTCCACTGCTGAGGCTGGTCCCTCTCCAGcttgggatggagctgggatctCCAAGGGAAGGGGTGATGCTGAGCATTCCATAAAATCTCTAAAGAAAACTTTCTGGGGGATGGTCAGGGCCACTGCTGTAGGGCTATTTAGGCAGATGCCTTGGAGCATCccagaggggagaaaaagggccCCCAAATTACTCCTCCGGCGGGATTCTCCCTGGATGATGACGCTGGTGTTCCCCCTTGGGCAGGTCTCCCCGGGTGATGAAGAGGAGCGGGATGCACTGGTGGCTTGTCACCGTCCTGGGGGTGAGTACGGCCTTGtccgtcccatcccatcccatggatcccatccatcccatcccatggatcccatccatcccatcccatggatcccatggatcccatgggtcccatcccatcccatggatcccgtcccatcccatggatcccatcccatggatcccatccatcccatccccatgCTGGACACGGCCATGGGTTTGCATCCATCACAGTGCATCCAGTGAGTTCACATCCCTCACACCGCTGGAGAAGGCCGGCCACTGGCTGGGTGGCAGCAGTGGCACCACCCGTGACAGGGTGGCATCTGCCAGCgccgggcaggggcagctgcagcagccggCTCTGAGAGCTGTGATCCTCCCCaggtgctgagcagagctgcccagggggCCGGGAGCTGCAGTGCCCCGGAGCAGGGGACAGCGGGATGCCCGCCCGGAGAGGAGCCCACCGGGGTAAGCCGTGCCCACCTGCGGCACCCGCAGCCGGAGGGAGGCGGCGGGAGCTCACCCCCGTTCTCTCACCGCAGGATGCAGCGGGGACCTGCCGAGCTTGTCCCCCCGGCACCTTCTCCCCGGGGGACGCGTCCTGCGCCGCTCACACCCGGTGCCGCGCCGGGAACAGGATCCTGCtggcagcggggacagcggcgaGCGACAGCCGGTGCGGAGCCTGCCTGCCGGGGTGAGCCCAGCCGGGGCAcgctgagccccagccccgcccGGGCTCGGGGGTCGCGGCCTGACCCTCCCCTCCCGCCCCGCAGGTTTCACAGCcctggaggggagagggagccCCGGGGCCGGTGCCTGCCCTGCGCCGCTGCTCCCCGCAGCACCCCGGGCTGCCCAGGTGGGTGCTGGAGCCGGAGGTGACGCCCCAGACCTGGGGGCGATGGAGGAGCTTGCGCCGGCCCGGGGATGCCACAGGGTGTGTTCCCCCGGGATGGGCCACGATGTCCAGCTGAGGATGCCTCAGCTCACGACACGAGCGGCTTCTGCTTCCCTGGGGTCCGGTGCTGGTGCGGGGCTCCTGGGGAAAAGGGGTTTGATGGCAACAAAGCCCCTCTCTGAGGCTGATCCTGCGCCTCCCCGCAGGCCGGCGGAGAGCCCGCAGCCCCGAAACGCCGGGCCGGGCACCGGGAGCCAACGGGACACGGGTGACCCTGctgggtgaggaggaggaggaggcggcagcagcacaggcagc encodes:
- the RELT gene encoding tumor necrosis factor receptor superfamily member 19L — translated: MEPSVCPSAGALGRGTPWLDKQPESEFSQVALGKTEGNRRNTRPDGNRLSPQSCPLGRRTRTRQGTLSDGSPRVMKRSGMHWWLVTVLGVLSRAAQGAGSCSAPEQGTAGCPPGEEPTGDAAGTCRACPPGTFSPGDASCAAHTRCRAGNRILLAAGTAASDSRCGACLPGFHSPGGEREPRGRCLPCAAAPRSTPGCPGRRRARSPETPGRAPGANGTRVTLLGEEEEEAAAAQAAVLTIVPVFCAMGLLGILVCNLLKKKGYHCTASKEPQPGSTGPSSIYQLEDANEDTIGVLVRLITEKKENAAALEELLKEHQRQQLMPPSCAPLNKLHLLPQFPPTCHHQQHLHTVQGPAPCARCGQKWPEALPSLSSTKVPKAGAHPSEVTILSIGRFRVSRIPEVRSEAGAEPLRGPLPAGSGM